The following proteins are co-located in the Marinomonas profundi genome:
- the metX gene encoding homoserine O-succinyltransferase MetX, with translation MPDVIPADSVGIVTPQTAQFDTPLALSCGQTLSSYQLVYETYGTLNKNASNAILICHALSGDHHAAGYHKMTDNKPGWWDTAIGPGKAIDTNTFFVVALNNLGGCSGSTGPTSINPQTGQRWEASFPIVTVEDWVESQARLADVLGIQTFAAIVGGSLGGMQVLEWSIRFPTRLKSAVIVASAPKLSTQNIAFNEVARQSIRRDPEFFDGNYLDNHSVPTNGLGLARMLGHITYLSDDAMGAKFGRQMRHDNYQYNYGIEFEVESYLRYQGEAFTKRFDANTYMLMTKALDYFDPASQTNGDLSAVLSRAQCAFLLVSFTTDWRFAPERSEEIVNALIKAGKPVSYAKIEATEGHDAFLFPIPRYMAVLNTFLTRIANHIITEVK, from the coding sequence ATGCCGGACGTCATTCCAGCCGATTCTGTTGGTATTGTTACGCCACAGACTGCGCAATTCGACACACCGTTGGCCTTATCCTGCGGGCAAACCTTGTCATCATATCAATTGGTTTACGAAACCTATGGAACGCTCAACAAAAACGCGTCCAATGCCATTTTAATTTGTCATGCCCTAAGCGGCGACCATCATGCCGCTGGCTACCACAAGATGACAGACAACAAACCAGGCTGGTGGGATACCGCCATTGGGCCTGGTAAAGCCATTGATACCAATACCTTTTTTGTCGTTGCCCTAAATAACTTAGGCGGTTGCAGCGGCTCAACCGGGCCGACCAGCATCAACCCACAAACGGGGCAACGCTGGGAAGCCAGCTTTCCGATTGTCACGGTAGAAGATTGGGTCGAAAGCCAAGCCCGCTTGGCGGATGTATTAGGTATTCAAACCTTCGCGGCGATTGTCGGCGGTAGCCTTGGTGGCATGCAAGTCTTGGAGTGGAGCATTCGCTTCCCTACACGCTTGAAGTCAGCAGTGATTGTCGCTTCAGCTCCCAAGCTGTCGACTCAAAACATCGCCTTTAACGAAGTCGCGCGTCAGTCCATTCGCCGTGATCCTGAGTTTTTCGATGGCAATTATCTCGACAATCACTCGGTGCCAACCAACGGCCTTGGTTTGGCGCGTATGTTAGGTCACATTACCTACCTGTCGGACGATGCCATGGGCGCTAAATTTGGCCGCCAAATGCGCCATGACAATTACCAATACAACTACGGCATTGAGTTCGAAGTAGAAAGCTACTTACGCTATCAAGGCGAAGCATTTACCAAGCGCTTTGACGCCAATACCTACATGCTCATGACCAAAGCATTGGATTATTTTGATCCCGCCTCGCAAACAAACGGCGACTTGTCGGCGGTACTGAGCCGAGCGCAATGCGCATTTTTATTGGTTTCTTTTACGACTGATTGGCGTTTCGCACCGGAACGCAGTGAAGAAATTGTTAACGCACTGATCAAAGCTGGTAAGCCCGTTTCTTACGCAAAAATCGAAGCGACTGAAGGCCATGACGCCTTTCTTTTTCCCATTCCTCGCTATATGGCGGTGCTAAATACCTTCTTGACTCGTATCGCCAATCACATCATCACGGAGGTCAAATAA
- the metW gene encoding methionine biosynthesis protein MetW, giving the protein MRSDLEIIDEWVQPNIRVLDLACGPGELLHHLIKNKQVNGYGLEIGPDDLNTCIEKGIPVLEQNIDEGLQNFDDQSFDLVLMTHALQQFRRPDLLIDEMLRIGKECIITFPNFGHWRSRLHLALKGRMPVSDFLPYNWYDTPNIHFFTFQDFERLCHEKDIKVLRWAAVDGQLKDHWWIRSMPNLFSETAIFHISR; this is encoded by the coding sequence ATGCGCTCTGATTTAGAAATAATCGATGAATGGGTTCAGCCCAATATTCGAGTGCTCGATTTGGCTTGTGGTCCCGGTGAATTACTGCATCACCTGATTAAAAACAAACAGGTCAATGGCTATGGTTTGGAAATTGGCCCGGACGATTTAAACACCTGTATCGAAAAAGGCATCCCCGTTTTAGAGCAGAACATTGACGAAGGTTTGCAGAATTTCGACGATCAAAGTTTTGACTTGGTGTTAATGACGCACGCCTTGCAACAGTTCCGCCGCCCAGATTTACTGATCGACGAAATGCTGCGCATTGGCAAAGAATGCATTATTACTTTCCCGAACTTTGGCCACTGGCGTAGTCGCCTGCATTTGGCATTAAAGGGCCGCATGCCCGTATCAGACTTCTTACCGTACAACTGGTATGACACGCCGAACATTCACTTTTTTACCTTCCAAGATTTTGAACGTTTATGCCATGAAAAAGACATCAAAGTCTTACGTTGGGCCGCGGTGGATGGTCAACTAAAAGATCATTGGTGGATTCGTTCCATGCCGAATTTATTCAGTGAAACGGCTATTTTTCATATCAGTCGCTAG
- the rdgB gene encoding RdgB/HAM1 family non-canonical purine NTP pyrophosphatase: MHKTIVLASNNAGKIKEFNALLGDMGIDVKPQSEFNVEEADETGLSFIENAILKARNACAHTGLPALADDSGIEVDYLNGAPGIYSARFAGEHGNNDANNKLLLEKLDGVPELERTARFHCVLAYMRHKDDPTPQVFHGVWEGRILTSAEGQEGFGYDPIFYVPECACSAASLPKEVKNQISHRGNAMKQLFAAFQSPSFPPQGKPF; encoded by the coding sequence ATGCACAAAACCATCGTACTCGCCAGCAACAATGCCGGTAAAATCAAAGAATTCAATGCCTTGCTTGGCGACATGGGCATCGATGTGAAACCACAAAGTGAATTTAACGTCGAAGAAGCCGACGAGACTGGCTTGAGTTTTATTGAGAACGCCATTTTAAAAGCACGCAATGCCTGTGCGCACACCGGTTTGCCTGCCTTAGCGGACGATTCTGGCATTGAGGTGGATTATCTTAATGGCGCGCCGGGCATTTACTCGGCTCGCTTTGCGGGAGAGCACGGCAATAACGACGCGAACAACAAGCTACTATTGGAAAAATTAGACGGCGTGCCTGAATTAGAGCGCACGGCGCGCTTCCACTGCGTCTTGGCGTACATGCGCCATAAAGACGATCCAACGCCACAGGTCTTTCATGGCGTATGGGAAGGCCGCATCTTAACCTCAGCCGAAGGCCAAGAAGGCTTTGGTTATGATCCCATATTTTATGTACCCGAATGCGCTTGCAGTGCGGCGAGCCTACCAAAAGAAGTAAAGAACCAAATTAGCCATCGCGGTAACGCCATGAAACAGCTTTTTGCAGCCTTTCAGTCGCCCTCTTTTCCGCCACAAGGTAAGCCATTTTGA